From a single Staphylococcus epidermidis genomic region:
- a CDS encoding cysteine protease staphopain has product MKKKLSYMITIMLAFTLSLALGLFFNSAHADSLPQKNGANQKTTKVTVSNKDVPDAVRKLAEEQYLSRVALLDKASNHKATSYTLGEPFKIYKFNKESDGNYYYPVLNKKGDVVYVVTISPNPSNSKASKQQNNYSINVSPFLSKILNQYKNQKITILTNTKGYFALTEDGKVTLVLKTPRNNEKTYENATESTKPKDLNDFKQTASVTKPTLEYQSTRNEMYAEYVNQLKNFRIRETQGYNSWCAGYTMSALLNATYNTNRYNAESVMRYLHPNLRGHDFQFTGLTSNEMLRFGRSQGRNTQYLNRMTSYNEVDQLTTNNQGIAVLGKRVESSDGIHAGHAMAVAGNAKVNNGQKVILIWNPWDNGLMTQDAHSNIIPVSNGDHYEWYASIYGY; this is encoded by the coding sequence ATGAAGAAAAAATTAAGTTATATGATTACCATTATGCTTGCTTTTACGCTAAGTTTAGCACTTGGCCTATTTTTCAATAGTGCTCACGCCGACTCGTTACCACAAAAGAATGGTGCAAACCAAAAAACAACTAAAGTCACTGTCAGTAATAAAGACGTTCCAGATGCAGTTCGCAAACTTGCTGAAGAACAATATTTATCTCGTGTAGCTTTATTAGATAAAGCTTCCAACCACAAAGCAACATCGTATACACTTGGTGAACCTTTTAAAATTTATAAATTTAATAAGGAAAGCGACGGCAATTATTATTATCCAGTGCTCAATAAAAAAGGAGATGTCGTTTATGTAGTAACAATTTCTCCTAATCCTTCAAATTCTAAAGCTTCAAAACAGCAAAACAATTATTCCATTAATGTTTCTCCATTTCTTTCTAAAATATTAAACCAATATAAAAATCAAAAGATAACAATTTTGACTAATACAAAAGGATATTTTGCACTTACTGAAGATGGTAAAGTGACACTTGTGCTTAAAACGCCACGTAATAATGAAAAAACATATGAAAATGCCACTGAATCCACTAAACCTAAAGATTTAAATGATTTTAAACAAACTGCATCAGTAACAAAACCAACTTTAGAATATCAAAGTACACGAAATGAAATGTACGCAGAATATGTAAATCAATTAAAGAATTTCAGAATACGAGAAACACAAGGGTATAATAGTTGGTGTGCCGGCTATACCATGTCAGCACTACTCAATGCCACATATAATACAAATCGATATAATGCAGAATCAGTAATGAGATATTTACATCCTAATTTAAGAGGTCACGACTTCCAATTTACAGGACTAACATCTAACGAGATGCTTCGTTTTGGTAGATCACAAGGCAGAAATACTCAATATCTTAATAGAATGACTTCATATAATGAAGTAGACCAATTAACAACTAATAATCAAGGTATAGCTGTATTAGGTAAGCGTGTTGAATCAAGCGATGGTATTCACGCTGGACATGCCATGGCTGTGGCTGGTAATGCTAAAGTTAACAACGGACAAAAAGTCATTTTAATTTGGAACCCATGGGACAATGGTCTCATGACTCAAGATGCACATAGTAATATCATTCCAGTATCAAATGGCGATCACTATGAATGGTATGCATCAATTTATGGTTATTAA
- the gehD gene encoding YSIRK domain-containing triacylglycerol lipase GehD: MKNNNETRRFSIRKYTVGVVSIITGITIFVSGQHAQAAEMTQSSSDFNEQSQQTEQVEHKEDTTHLSYELNQEGDTASQSKTNQENQSDGNVQKKSNQIQQDSTQTSPLNDQKQTSMEQQSKDNHVTPNSRQDTYPKGQNQDDKGKQQFKDNQHSQTGHQPNTQNQNNDQDSSDKKQHPSDQTQDSSSKGTQPKQSQSIEDRDKTVKQPSSKVHKIGNTKTDKTVKTNQKKQTSLTSPRVVKSKQTKHINQLTAQAQYKNQYPVVFVHGFVGLVGEDAFSMYPNYWGGIKYNVKQELTKLGYRVHEANVGAFSSNYDRAVELYYYIKGGRVDYGAAHAAKYGHKRYGRTYEGIMPDWEPGKKIHLVGHSMGGQTIRLMEHFLRNGNQEEIDYQRQYGGTVSDLFKGGQDNMVSTITTLGTPHNGTPAADKLGSTKFIKDTINRIGKIGGTKALDLELGFSQWGFKQQPNESYAEYAKRIANSKVWETEDQAVNDLTTAGAEKLNQMTTLNPNIVYTSYTGAATHTGPLGNEVPNIRQFPLFDLTSRVIGGDDNKNVRVNDGIVPVSSSLHPSDEAFKKVGMMNLATDKGIWQVRPVQYDWDHLDLVGLDTTDYKRTGEELGQFYMSMINNMLKVEELDGITRK; encoded by the coding sequence TTGAAAAATAATAATGAAACAAGAAGATTTAGCATTAGGAAGTACACGGTGGGAGTCGTGTCAATCATTACTGGGATTACAATATTTGTCAGTGGTCAGCATGCTCAAGCTGCTGAAATGACACAATCATCATCAGATTTTAACGAACAGTCACAACAAACAGAACAAGTTGAACACAAAGAAGATACAACTCATTTATCATACGAATTGAATCAAGAGGGTGACACAGCTAGCCAATCAAAGACTAATCAAGAGAACCAATCTGATGGCAATGTACAAAAAAAGAGTAATCAAATACAACAAGATTCAACACAAACGTCACCATTAAATGACCAAAAACAAACTTCAATGGAACAACAATCAAAAGACAATCATGTTACCCCAAATTCACGTCAGGATACATATCCAAAAGGCCAAAATCAAGATGATAAAGGCAAACAACAGTTTAAAGATAATCAACACTCACAAACAGGACATCAACCTAATACTCAAAATCAAAATAATGATCAAGATTCATCAGATAAAAAGCAACACCCATCTGATCAAACTCAAGACTCATCTTCAAAAGGAACACAACCTAAACAATCACAGTCTATAGAAGATAGAGATAAAACAGTAAAACAACCATCTTCTAAAGTACACAAAATAGGTAACACAAAAACTGATAAAACAGTTAAAACAAATCAAAAAAAGCAAACATCATTAACTTCACCACGCGTTGTGAAATCAAAACAAACTAAACATATCAATCAACTTACTGCGCAAGCGCAATATAAAAATCAATATCCAGTCGTGTTTGTACATGGATTTGTAGGTTTAGTCGGTGAAGATGCATTCAGCATGTACCCAAATTATTGGGGTGGTATTAAATATAACGTGAAACAAGAACTTACAAAATTAGGTTACCGAGTTCACGAAGCCAATGTAGGGGCATTTAGCAGCAATTATGACCGTGCTGTTGAACTGTATTATTATATTAAAGGTGGACGAGTAGATTATGGTGCAGCACATGCTGCAAAATATGGTCACAAGCGTTATGGCAGAACATATGAAGGCATCATGCCTGATTGGGAACCAGGTAAAAAGATACATCTTGTTGGACATAGTATGGGTGGCCAAACGATACGCTTGATGGAACATTTTTTAAGAAATGGAAATCAAGAAGAAATAGACTACCAACGTCAATATGGTGGTACGGTATCTGATTTGTTTAAGGGTGGACAAGATAACATGGTGTCTACGATTACTACATTAGGAACACCTCATAATGGCACACCTGCTGCAGATAAACTAGGGTCGACTAAATTTATCAAAGATACAATTAATAGAATTGGAAAAATTGGTGGAACTAAAGCGCTCGATTTAGAACTAGGTTTTTCTCAATGGGGCTTCAAACAGCAACCTAATGAATCATATGCTGAATATGCAAAACGTATAGCGAATAGTAAAGTTTGGGAGACTGAAGATCAGGCTGTAAATGATTTAACAACTGCTGGAGCAGAAAAGTTAAACCAAATGACGACATTGAATCCTAATATCGTCTATACATCATACACAGGTGCTGCAACACATACTGGACCATTAGGCAATGAAGTACCGAATATTAGACAATTCCCGCTATTCGATTTAACAAGTCGTGTGATAGGTGGAGATGACAATAAAAATGTTAGAGTAAATGATGGCATAGTACCTGTGTCTTCTTCACTACATCCAAGTGATGAAGCATTTAAGAAGGTAGGTATGATGAACCTAGCAACTGACAAGGGTATTTGGCAAGTGAGACCCGTACAATATGATTGGGATCATCTAGATTTAGTCGGCTTAGATACTACTGATTATAAGCGAACTGGAGAAGAATTAGGTCAATTCTATATGAGTATGATAAATAATATGTTGAAAGTCGAAGAGTTAGATGGTATCACACGTAAGTAG
- a CDS encoding CobW family GTP-binding protein, with product MEIIIIGGFLGSGKTSAINHLIADALENNLNPAVIMNEFGKRSVDGQLIERPEVPMSEITEGCICCVMKSDVSQQLHELYLKYQPDIIFIECSGVAEPLAVVDACFTPVLAPFITLRSMVGIIDASMYSRIKSYPQDIAALFYEQLRHCSTLFVNKIDKIEVEETARLLRQLERLNSDANIQVGQFGELNLKSLLEPTHINSNACGTLHSNINHQFIENPRLQTKEEMISALDNLPQDVYRVKGFVRFSDQQHVYLVQYAQGNIELSPIQLKADVPLYLIVIGKHLKQIQLDL from the coding sequence ATGGAAATCATTATTATCGGTGGTTTTTTAGGAAGTGGCAAGACCTCAGCAATAAATCATTTAATCGCTGATGCACTTGAAAACAACTTAAATCCTGCTGTTATTATGAATGAATTTGGAAAAAGAAGTGTTGATGGCCAACTTATAGAACGTCCTGAAGTACCTATGAGTGAAATCACTGAAGGATGCATTTGTTGTGTGATGAAATCAGACGTATCACAACAACTACATGAACTATACTTAAAATATCAACCAGATATCATCTTTATTGAATGCAGTGGTGTAGCTGAACCACTAGCTGTCGTCGATGCATGCTTCACACCCGTACTTGCACCTTTTATCACTTTAAGGAGTATGGTGGGAATTATTGATGCAAGCATGTATTCACGAATTAAATCTTATCCACAAGACATTGCAGCTCTATTTTATGAACAACTTCGTCATTGTTCGACTTTATTTGTTAATAAAATAGATAAGATAGAGGTGGAAGAAACCGCCCGCTTGCTACGTCAACTCGAGCGTCTCAATAGCGATGCCAATATTCAAGTTGGTCAATTTGGAGAATTAAATTTAAAATCACTGCTAGAACCAACACATATAAATTCAAATGCATGTGGCACTTTGCATAGTAATATAAATCATCAATTCATTGAAAATCCTAGGCTACAAACAAAAGAAGAAATGATTAGTGCGTTAGATAACTTGCCTCAAGATGTTTACCGTGTCAAAGGGTTTGTTCGTTTTTCAGATCAGCAACACGTTTATTTAGTACAGTATGCACAAGGAAATATAGAATTATCTCCCATTCAACTTAAAGCTGATGTACCATTGTATCTCATTGTTATAGGAAAACATTTAAAACAAATACAACTTGATTTATAA
- a CDS encoding nucleoside recognition domain-containing protein produces the protein MLTVTFNLRDGTFSDIPDDAHELIIEDYDKLTPSQQTLLKRYIIKHQLDISLQHAILSSPLHSLNMIKKLETFVKESKAYHPQFHNIICGWCFIVLMFALPIYLSYHVSDGLQYYVSHWLTKLSQISLFQENKLQHILFGHYGVISLGTYSFVWALPVVFMISLSTALIDITHLKHYIVWSIEPTMMRLGLHGSDIIPLLEGFGCNAAAITQATHQCHRCTKVQCMSLVSFGTACSYQIGATLSIFNASHRSWLFLPYIGMVFLGGIIHNKLWYSHRTSITTPSVFQRQLVRWPKPNLLLKAAWKSIQMFIVQALPIFIGICLIVSLLSLTPILTFISNAFIPLLWLLDVPTQLAPGILFSMIRKDGMLLFNMNGGTLIQRLSAFQLLLLVFFSSTFTACSVTMTMLMRRLGSILGIKMIMKQMVSSTICVTILVIAMLSITKISDLGVMLWKSLLSVVF, from the coding sequence ATGTTAACAGTAACATTTAATTTACGTGATGGAACGTTTTCTGATATCCCAGATGACGCACATGAGTTGATTATTGAAGACTATGACAAATTAACTCCCAGTCAGCAAACTTTATTAAAACGTTACATTATCAAACATCAATTAGATATTTCATTACAACATGCTATTCTTTCATCTCCACTCCATAGTTTAAATATGATTAAAAAGTTAGAGACTTTTGTTAAGGAGAGCAAAGCATACCATCCTCAATTTCACAATATTATTTGTGGATGGTGCTTTATTGTACTTATGTTTGCTTTACCCATCTACTTGTCTTATCACGTTTCAGACGGATTACAATACTACGTGTCACACTGGTTAACTAAACTATCCCAAATATCATTATTTCAAGAAAATAAGCTACAACATATTTTATTCGGTCATTATGGTGTCATTTCTTTAGGTACATATTCATTCGTCTGGGCGTTACCAGTTGTTTTCATGATTAGTTTATCTACAGCTCTTATAGATATAACTCATTTAAAGCATTATATCGTTTGGTCTATCGAACCTACGATGATGAGACTTGGTCTTCATGGATCAGATATCATACCCTTGTTAGAAGGATTTGGATGTAATGCTGCTGCCATTACTCAAGCTACACATCAATGTCATCGTTGTACAAAAGTACAATGTATGAGCTTGGTAAGTTTCGGAACTGCATGTAGTTATCAAATTGGTGCGACATTATCGATATTCAACGCAAGCCACCGCTCTTGGTTGTTTTTGCCATACATAGGCATGGTTTTCTTAGGAGGAATCATACATAACAAGCTGTGGTATAGTCACCGAACATCTATAACAACACCATCAGTTTTTCAACGACAACTCGTACGTTGGCCTAAACCAAACCTACTCTTAAAAGCAGCGTGGAAAAGTATTCAAATGTTTATTGTACAAGCCTTACCTATTTTTATAGGAATTTGCCTTATTGTAAGTCTATTGTCTCTTACGCCTATTTTGACTTTTATATCAAATGCATTCATACCTTTATTATGGCTACTAGATGTACCTACACAGCTTGCACCAGGTATTCTGTTTTCAATGATACGTAAGGATGGGATGTTGTTGTTTAATATGAATGGCGGTACTTTAATTCAAAGACTTTCCGCATTCCAATTATTGTTGCTAGTCTTTTTTAGTTCAACATTTACAGCATGTTCAGTAACAATGACTATGCTCATGCGTCGACTCGGTTCAATTCTAGGAATTAAAATGATAATGAAACAAATGGTATCGTCCACAATTTGCGTCACCATACTAGTCATAGCAATGTTAAGCATAACTAAAATTTCAGACTTAGGAGTGATGTTATGGAAATCATTATTATCGGTGGTTTTTTAG
- a CDS encoding NAD(P)/FAD-dependent oxidoreductase, with amino-acid sequence MSHHRVIIIGAGAAGVGMAITLQEFYIKDVLIVEKGSIGHSFKHWPLSTKTITPSFTTNDFGMPDMNAIAKDTSPAFTFNEEHLSGKRYAEYLSLVATHYNLNVKTNTNVSRVTYIDGIYHVSTDYGVYTADYIFIATGDYSFPYHPFSYRLHYSEIQTFTQLKGDAFTIIGGNESAFDAAINLSQTGARISIYTSKTGLKKEVADPSIRLSPYTQQRLRNAIQEGALIEMHVGYQARKITYQDHSYKIHFDNGHIVHSHTEPIIATGFDVTQNPLIEQLFQIRQSEIQLTELDESTKFPNVFLIGATVRHQNAILCYIYKFRARFAVLAHLVSLREDLPEDTSLIQSYRQKNMYLDDYHCCDVNCTC; translated from the coding sequence ATGTCTCATCATCGCGTCATTATCATCGGCGCAGGCGCAGCTGGTGTGGGTATGGCAATCACTTTACAAGAATTCTATATTAAAGATGTTCTAATTGTGGAAAAGGGATCCATCGGTCATTCATTTAAACATTGGCCTCTATCAACAAAGACCATCACACCATCATTTACAACTAATGATTTTGGCATGCCAGATATGAATGCAATAGCTAAAGATACATCACCTGCCTTCACTTTCAATGAAGAACATTTATCTGGAAAACGTTATGCTGAATACCTCTCACTAGTAGCTACGCATTACAATCTAAATGTCAAAACAAATACCAATGTTTCACGTGTAACATACATAGATGGTATATATCATGTATCAACGGACTATGGCGTGTATACAGCAGATTATATATTTATAGCAACTGGAGACTATTCATTCCCATATCATCCTTTTTCATATAGACTTCATTACAGTGAAATTCAAACATTCACTCAATTAAAAGGTGATGCTTTTACAATCATTGGTGGTAATGAGAGTGCTTTTGATGCAGCCATAAACCTTAGTCAAACAGGCGCAAGAATATCAATATATACATCTAAAACTGGACTTAAAAAGGAAGTTGCAGACCCAAGTATAAGATTATCACCGTATACTCAACAGCGATTGCGTAACGCTATACAAGAGGGTGCATTAATCGAAATGCATGTTGGCTACCAGGCACGCAAAATAACATATCAAGATCATTCCTATAAGATACACTTTGATAATGGGCATATTGTTCACTCTCATACTGAACCGATTATCGCAACTGGATTTGATGTCACCCAAAATCCTTTAATAGAGCAACTATTTCAAATACGACAATCAGAAATTCAGTTAACAGAATTGGACGAATCTACAAAGTTTCCTAATGTATTTTTAATTGGTGCTACTGTACGTCATCAAAATGCTATCCTTTGTTACATATATAAATTCAGAGCACGTTTTGCAGTATTAGCTCATTTAGTAAGCCTACGCGAAGACTTACCTGAAGACACATCATTAATTCAGTCGTATCGTCAAAAAAATATGTATCTAGACGATTATCATTGTTGTGATGTGAATTGCACATGTTAA
- a CDS encoding metal ABC transporter solute-binding protein, Zn/Mn family translates to MYKKGLILFFVAVLTLALAACGKDSHNQSSDHKGKLDVKTTVYPLKSFAQQIGGKYVNVESVYPKGVDPHTYDPSQKQMVDIGKSDLFLYTGDNLDPVAKKIAKAINDKDKTLSLESTLDKNKDLLKGEEHEHEHGEGHEHGESHEDEHEHEHHHHGKYDPHIWLDPVVSQKFAKAIKDELIEKDSKHKSYYEKNYNQLVKELKDLDKDMKHAVKGNEDKTVYISHDSIGYLAERYHFEQEGIENMNAEEPSQKDLTNIVKQIKEDKVKNILIEENVSHKVADTVRKETNAKTIKFYNMGSHTKQQDDDNNTYQSFMKENIKAIEKALQNE, encoded by the coding sequence ATGTATAAAAAAGGTTTAATTTTATTTTTTGTAGCAGTACTAACATTGGCACTTGCTGCTTGCGGTAAAGATAGTCATAATCAGTCATCTGATCATAAAGGAAAATTAGATGTGAAGACAACAGTCTATCCACTTAAATCATTTGCACAGCAAATTGGTGGTAAATATGTAAATGTTGAATCGGTTTACCCTAAAGGCGTAGATCCACATACATATGATCCAAGTCAAAAACAAATGGTAGATATTGGGAAATCAGACTTATTCTTATATACTGGTGATAACTTAGATCCCGTAGCTAAGAAAATCGCTAAAGCTATAAATGATAAAGATAAAACACTATCACTAGAATCGACTTTAGATAAAAATAAAGATTTATTAAAAGGCGAAGAACATGAACATGAGCACGGAGAAGGTCACGAACATGGTGAATCACATGAAGATGAACACGAACATGAACATCATCACCATGGAAAATACGACCCACACATTTGGTTGGATCCTGTAGTAAGTCAAAAATTTGCTAAAGCGATTAAAGATGAATTGATTGAGAAAGATAGCAAACATAAATCTTATTATGAAAAGAATTACAACCAACTAGTTAAAGAGTTAAAAGACTTAGATAAAGATATGAAACATGCTGTGAAAGGTAATGAAGATAAAACTGTTTATATTTCACACGACTCTATAGGTTATCTAGCTGAACGCTATCATTTTGAACAAGAAGGCATTGAAAATATGAATGCGGAAGAACCAAGCCAAAAAGATTTAACAAATATTGTTAAACAAATTAAAGAAGATAAAGTGAAAAATATTTTAATAGAAGAAAATGTATCTCATAAAGTAGCAGATACGGTAAGAAAAGAGACAAATGCTAAAACAATTAAATTTTACAATATGGGATCACACACAAAACAACAAGATGATGACAACAATACTTACCAATCATTTATGAAAGAAAATATTAAAGCTATTGAAAAAGCCCTACAAAATGAATAA
- a CDS encoding FAD:protein FMN transferase has product MIKAMGTVIRLSIEHQHPDTLLQEAEIKIRAWESQFSANDPKSDLMNVNQHAGIAPVKVSSEIFNMIRYGYETTLSSNFKMNILIGPLVKLWKIGFKDALKPKEVDIQRALLCMNPENLVLNSKTHEVFLTQSGMEIDLGAIVKGYFADQLQQYFLSHGVSSAIIDLGGNVLTIGRQPETLEKWHVGVRNPFHKDALPLVTLSVAHQSVVTSGIYERYFIQENQLFHHILDSTTGYPVDNDIASVTIISDHGIDGEVWSTICSFGQSQKNIELLNLIDGIEGIIVTRDGSVLMTSKMQKYL; this is encoded by the coding sequence ATGATTAAAGCAATGGGGACGGTGATACGTTTATCGATTGAACATCAACATCCGGATACATTACTTCAAGAAGCTGAAATAAAAATTCGTGCTTGGGAATCACAATTTAGTGCTAATGATCCGAAATCAGATTTGATGAATGTGAATCAACATGCAGGTATCGCACCAGTCAAGGTTAGTTCTGAAATCTTTAACATGATACGTTATGGTTATGAAACTACATTATCTTCTAATTTTAAGATGAACATTTTGATAGGGCCACTAGTCAAATTATGGAAAATTGGTTTTAAAGATGCATTGAAACCTAAAGAAGTGGATATACAACGTGCTTTATTGTGTATGAATCCTGAAAATCTTGTTCTAAATTCAAAAACACATGAAGTATTTCTTACACAATCAGGAATGGAGATTGATTTAGGAGCCATAGTTAAAGGTTATTTTGCTGATCAATTACAGCAATACTTTTTATCTCATGGTGTATCTTCTGCCATTATCGATTTAGGTGGTAATGTTTTAACAATTGGTAGACAACCCGAAACATTAGAAAAATGGCATGTAGGTGTACGTAATCCATTTCATAAGGATGCACTACCACTCGTTACATTAAGCGTAGCGCATCAATCAGTTGTCACATCAGGTATCTACGAACGCTACTTCATACAGGAAAATCAATTATTTCATCATATATTGGATTCAACAACAGGTTATCCTGTAGATAATGATATCGCTAGCGTGACAATCATATCTGATCATGGGATTGATGGCGAGGTATGGAGTACAATTTGTAGTTTTGGTCAGTCACAAAAAAATATTGAATTATTAAATCTCATTGACGGTATTGAAGGCATTATTGTGACAAGAGATGGAAGCGTTTTAATGACTTCGAAAATGCAAAAGTATTTATAA